In a single window of the Blastopirellula retiformator genome:
- a CDS encoding acyl carrier protein, which yields MTSDKAAAGASATAEEIQEWMVAYLARELDTAPQSIDVTAPFESFALDSASAIGMTGDLEQWLGRRIDPTVVYDYPTIEEFSEYLAEQR from the coding sequence ATGACAAGCGACAAAGCGGCTGCTGGCGCCTCCGCCACGGCGGAAGAGATCCAAGAATGGATGGTCGCCTATCTTGCCCGCGAGCTGGATACGGCGCCCCAGTCGATCGACGTGACGGCGCCGTTTGAATCGTTTGCGCTCGATTCGGCGTCGGCGATCGGGATGACCGGCGACCTGGAACAATGGCTCGGACGCCGCATCGACCCGACCGTCGTCTACGATTACCCGACGATCGAAGAATTCTCCGAATACTTGGCCGAACAGCGATAA
- a CDS encoding 4'-phosphopantetheinyl transferase family protein — protein sequence MIRLPEARGSRLAPLTGMSAEALHLWSIPLRAGKSQVAQLRAVLSASEREKADSFLLEAQTVRYTICRGAVRQILAEYLQLSPNQLALTTGEFGKPLLEHRDSIWFNVSHSGDLAVLAVSTIGEVGVDIEQVRQIRGLSRMIDRCLAPYERPEVLRLPSAEQDRQFLRYWTHKEAYLKTFGVGIRRPLEKLEIDLSAPPARRVIDHGDRSAQERSASITEFCPAEGYVGAISVCGSIPAEIAAQAWVGGRFRAQRVG from the coding sequence ATGATACGACTCCCGGAAGCACGTGGCTCGCGCCTGGCGCCTTTGACCGGCATGTCCGCCGAAGCGCTCCATCTTTGGAGCATTCCGCTTCGCGCCGGCAAGTCGCAGGTCGCCCAACTGCGCGCAGTGCTATCTGCCTCGGAGCGAGAAAAAGCGGACAGCTTTCTGCTCGAAGCTCAGACCGTACGCTACACCATCTGCCGTGGCGCGGTACGCCAGATCCTGGCCGAGTACCTGCAGCTCTCGCCCAATCAGCTCGCACTGACCACGGGAGAATTCGGCAAGCCGCTGCTGGAACATCGAGATTCAATCTGGTTCAACGTCAGCCACTCGGGCGATTTGGCTGTGCTGGCCGTTTCGACGATTGGTGAAGTCGGCGTCGATATCGAGCAGGTCCGCCAGATTCGGGGTCTGTCGCGGATGATCGATCGCTGCCTAGCCCCGTACGAGCGTCCCGAGGTGCTCCGCCTGCCGTCGGCCGAACAAGATCGCCAGTTTTTGCGGTATTGGACGCACAAAGAGGCGTATTTGAAGACGTTTGGCGTGGGGATCCGCCGTCCGCTGGAAAAGCTGGAAATCGACCTGTCCGCCCCGCCGGCGCGTCGGGTGATTGACCACGGCGACCGCTCGGCGCAAGAAAGGTCGGCTTCGATCACCGAATTCTGCCCGGCTGAGGGATATGTCGGCGCGATTTCGGTCTGCGGCTCGATTCCCGCGGAAATTGCCGCCCAGGCATGGGTCGGTGGTCGCTTCCGGGCCCAACGTGTAGGATAA
- the mnmA gene encoding tRNA 2-thiouridine(34) synthase MnmA produces the protein MARVVLAMSGGVDSSVAAHLLLEEGHEVVGVFMRHGEESPIASCQIDGQSALPILNERPDHKQGCCSASDAADARRVADNLGIPFYALNLQREFGQIIDYFVEEYVAGRTPNPCVMCNNWIKFGKLFDYADSVDAEYVATGHYARLLADSDGQLPRLVRGVDPGKDQTYVLFGIERDYLRRMLLPVGHFEKSRIREMAAQIGMRVADKKDSQEICFVTSGKHDEFIKARRSDLQTAGDIVTTSGEVVGTHDGIEKYTIGQRKGLGVALGEPRFVVRIEPDTNRVVIGEKEELGRTELTARDCNWLVDLPAGPIRCRAQIRYNSDDAPATVERLPEGRIAVTFDEPRRGVAPGQAVVCYDGDQVIGGGWIE, from the coding sequence ATGGCGCGTGTTGTTCTGGCTATGTCGGGGGGTGTTGATAGCAGCGTCGCCGCTCATCTCTTGCTAGAAGAGGGGCATGAAGTAGTTGGCGTGTTCATGCGTCATGGCGAGGAGTCTCCCATCGCCAGCTGTCAGATCGACGGCCAATCGGCTTTGCCAATCCTTAATGAGCGACCCGACCATAAGCAGGGGTGTTGTAGTGCTAGCGATGCGGCTGACGCTCGGCGCGTTGCCGATAACCTAGGCATCCCATTTTACGCGCTGAACCTGCAGAGAGAATTCGGCCAGATCATCGATTACTTTGTCGAAGAGTACGTCGCCGGCCGAACCCCCAATCCGTGTGTGATGTGCAACAACTGGATTAAGTTTGGCAAACTGTTCGACTACGCCGACAGCGTCGATGCGGAATACGTCGCTACAGGCCACTATGCTCGGTTGCTGGCCGATTCCGACGGGCAACTGCCGCGGCTGGTGCGCGGCGTCGATCCCGGCAAAGATCAGACCTACGTGCTGTTCGGCATCGAGCGCGACTATCTGCGGCGGATGCTGCTGCCGGTTGGACACTTTGAGAAGTCGCGAATTCGCGAAATGGCGGCGCAAATTGGGATGCGCGTCGCTGACAAGAAAGATAGCCAGGAAATCTGCTTCGTCACCTCTGGCAAGCATGACGAATTCATCAAAGCCCGCCGCTCGGATCTGCAAACCGCCGGCGATATCGTCACCACCAGCGGCGAAGTGGTCGGTACGCACGACGGGATCGAAAAGTACACCATTGGCCAAAGGAAGGGGTTGGGCGTCGCGCTTGGCGAACCCCGCTTTGTCGTACGGATTGAGCCCGATACCAACCGCGTCGTGATTGGCGAAAAAGAGGAGCTTGGCCGCACCGAACTGACGGCCCGCGATTGCAATTGGCTGGTCGACTTGCCGGCAGGCCCGATCCGCTGCCGCGCCCAGATTCGCTACAACAGCGACGACGCTCCCGCGACGGTCGAACGTTTGCCGGAAGGGCGGATCGCGGTCACCTTTGACGAGCCGCGCCGCGGCGTCGCGCCGGGTCAGGCGGTGGTCTGCTATGACGGCGACCAGGTGATTGGCGGCGGTTGGATTGAGTAG
- a CDS encoding DUF1559 domain-containing protein, with protein MTIVGRSSGKTAGFTLVELLVVIAIIGVLISLLLPAVQQARESARRTHCSNNLKQLGLAAHNFESTYGHLVWGARDGLLTDLTTECCTALTVEGWTWSFHFLPFIEQQHLYDLADYDDPAGTQDIVAQNFVEGFFCPTRRAPTPYGSGSAYRCDYAGNAGERTQGNVRNSSNLGEHGVIRHRNNTKGELTIERIRDGSSNTIMFAEKALHPEAYGTEGGDNERWNNSGWDEDNIRFGSHVDSSDNVTPLPPIADRDAPNPNDSWNFGKASLGYNGTYGEWQPYFGSSHSAGINAVLADGSVRFIPFTIDGTAFQNACLADDKQTFSWD; from the coding sequence TTGACGATTGTCGGACGAAGCTCAGGTAAAACGGCCGGTTTTACTTTAGTAGAACTACTGGTTGTGATCGCCATCATCGGCGTTCTAATCAGCCTGTTGCTACCGGCCGTGCAACAAGCCCGCGAATCGGCCCGTCGCACTCACTGCAGCAACAACCTGAAACAGCTCGGTCTGGCCGCACACAACTTCGAATCGACCTACGGACATCTCGTCTGGGGCGCACGTGACGGCCTCTTGACCGACTTGACGACTGAATGTTGCACCGCACTTACGGTTGAAGGCTGGACCTGGAGCTTTCATTTTTTGCCGTTCATCGAACAGCAACACCTGTACGATCTAGCCGACTACGACGATCCGGCAGGAACCCAAGACATCGTCGCCCAGAACTTCGTGGAAGGTTTTTTCTGCCCCACCCGGCGCGCTCCCACCCCCTATGGTTCGGGCTCAGCCTATCGCTGCGACTACGCAGGCAACGCCGGTGAACGAACCCAGGGGAACGTTCGCAACTCGAGCAATCTCGGCGAGCATGGCGTGATTCGCCACCGCAACAATACCAAGGGGGAACTGACGATCGAACGGATCCGAGATGGATCTTCGAATACCATCATGTTCGCGGAAAAGGCGCTCCACCCCGAAGCTTACGGCACGGAAGGGGGCGACAACGAGCGCTGGAATAACAGCGGCTGGGACGAAGATAACATTCGCTTCGGCAGCCATGTCGATTCGTCAGACAACGTCACCCCGCTTCCCCCCATCGCCGACCGAGACGCGCCGAATCCAAACGACAGTTGGAATTTTGGGAAGGCGAGCCTCGGCTACAACGGAACCTACGGCGAATGGCAGCCCTATTTCGGTTCGTCTCACAGCGCCGGAATCAACGCGGTGCTGGCGGACGGCTCGGTTCGCTTCATCCCGTTCACGATTGACGGAACCGCCTTTCAAAACGCTTGCTTGGCCGACGACAAACAAACATTCTCTTGGGACTAG
- a CDS encoding DUF1559 domain-containing protein — MKLAHRKSGFTLVELLVVIAIIGVLIALLLPAVQQAREAARRMQCTNNLKQIALATHNFQDTYGYIVFGGRDGSLTDPIDECCTSSTVEGWSWSFHLTPFLEQQNIYDLADYAHPIGTLNVVAQAGVDSYYCPSRRAPTAYGTGLYYRGDYAGSGGERTQGNIRSAGSVGERGVIRNLATNSKLAIEKIPDGSSNTIMFGEKALHQDSHGSEGGDNERWNNPGWDEDNIRYGSHVDSSDNVVPLNPIPDAFAPYKDSADKWGFYDKPELGLGIYTNWHPYFGSSHSGGMNAAFADGSVQFIAFNIDGEMFRRATLTDDGEVLNLD; from the coding sequence ATGAAACTTGCTCACCGTAAATCTGGGTTTACCCTCGTCGAGTTACTGGTCGTTATCGCGATTATCGGCGTGTTGATTGCGCTGTTATTGCCGGCCGTGCAACAAGCCCGCGAAGCGGCCCGTCGCATGCAGTGCACCAACAATCTAAAACAGATCGCACTGGCGACGCACAACTTTCAAGACACCTACGGCTATATCGTGTTTGGCGGTCGCGACGGATCGCTAACGGATCCCATCGACGAATGCTGCACTTCTTCGACCGTGGAAGGGTGGAGCTGGTCGTTTCATCTAACGCCGTTTCTCGAACAGCAAAACATCTACGACCTAGCCGACTACGCTCATCCGATTGGAACTCTGAACGTGGTCGCGCAAGCTGGAGTCGACTCGTATTACTGTCCTTCGCGGCGCGCTCCCACGGCTTACGGCACCGGGCTCTACTACCGGGGCGACTACGCCGGCAGCGGCGGCGAGCGGACTCAAGGAAATATCCGTTCGGCAGGCAGCGTCGGCGAACGTGGCGTAATTCGTAACCTCGCGACCAACAGCAAACTGGCGATCGAGAAGATCCCGGACGGCTCGTCCAACACAATCATGTTTGGCGAAAAGGCGCTCCACCAGGATTCTCACGGCAGCGAAGGTGGAGACAACGAACGCTGGAACAACCCCGGCTGGGACGAAGACAACATTCGCTACGGAAGTCATGTCGACAGTAGCGACAACGTCGTTCCGCTGAATCCGATCCCCGACGCCTTCGCCCCGTACAAAGATAGCGCGGACAAATGGGGTTTCTACGACAAGCCGGAGCTCGGCTTGGGGATCTACACCAATTGGCATCCCTACTTCGGCTCGTCGCACAGTGGCGGCATGAACGCCGCCTTCGCCGATGGTTCGGTTCAGTTCATCGCGTTCAACATTGATGGCGAGATGTTCCGTCGCGCCACCCTTACCGACGATGGCGAAGTCCTAAACCTGGACTAG
- a CDS encoding segregation and condensation protein A, whose product MKFKVDIDVYRGPLDLLLYLVRKHEIDIRDIPIAMITEQYVLYLDIIQQMDVDAAADFLEMASTLVEIKSKLLLPGAETDEELIDDPREQLVERLLEYKRFKDAAGLLDDQGRAWNRRFSRLSDDLPPRRIDPAQQPIHEVELWDLVSALTRIVRDSKTVQPTNIVYDDTPIRVYMERIHQRIVNEEKVSFTSNFEGAVHKVVIIGLFLAVLELVRHCHVVAQQPEPHGEIYLSAGDGFNTEFTLTDVDDYSSTASPEQVPSDEETNS is encoded by the coding sequence ATGAAATTTAAGGTCGACATCGACGTCTATCGCGGTCCGCTCGACCTGTTGCTCTACCTGGTCCGCAAGCACGAGATCGACATTCGCGATATTCCGATCGCGATGATCACCGAGCAGTACGTTCTGTACCTCGACATCATTCAGCAGATGGACGTCGACGCGGCGGCCGACTTTCTAGAAATGGCGAGCACGCTGGTCGAAATCAAGTCAAAGCTGCTGCTGCCTGGCGCCGAGACTGACGAAGAGCTGATCGACGATCCGCGCGAACAGTTGGTCGAACGGCTGCTCGAATACAAACGGTTTAAAGATGCGGCGGGGCTGCTCGACGATCAAGGGCGGGCCTGGAACCGCCGCTTCTCGCGACTTTCCGACGATCTGCCGCCGCGCCGGATCGATCCGGCGCAACAGCCGATTCATGAGGTCGAGTTGTGGGACCTGGTCAGTGCATTAACGCGAATCGTCCGCGACAGCAAGACGGTCCAGCCAACCAACATCGTCTACGACGACACGCCGATACGCGTTTATATGGAGCGGATCCATCAGCGGATCGTGAACGAGGAAAAGGTCTCGTTCACTTCCAACTTTGAAGGCGCCGTTCACAAGGTCGTGATCATCGGCCTGTTTCTGGCGGTGCTCGAACTGGTGCGGCACTGCCATGTCGTCGCCCAGCAGCCGGAACCGCATGGCGAGATCTACCTTTCCGCTGGCGATGGCTTCAACACCGAATTCACGCTGACCGACGTCGACGACTACTCTTCTACGGCGTCTCCTGAGCAGGTCCCTTCGGACGAAGAGACGAATTCGTAG
- a CDS encoding pentapeptide repeat-containing protein encodes MPIEIRHRETGEPLFQVAADTLRGANLSSKALAYANLAGADLRSANLDIADLRHADLRGARLESASLQNASLADAILDGCEGEGADFSNAQAQRASFVEATLTRSSFRYADLSAAKLTQTSMSDCDLSMATLRGDFSSAKMNRCDMRSSDLTGAAMRKTSLRNAQLDGAILMGADLTSANLDGAKLVGAKLTGAVLKGTLLDGAMQEMHSRPSKPKGPWWKVWK; translated from the coding sequence ATGCCCATCGAAATTCGACACCGGGAAACTGGCGAGCCGCTCTTTCAAGTAGCGGCCGATACGCTTCGCGGAGCCAATTTGTCGAGCAAGGCCCTGGCCTACGCCAATCTAGCTGGCGCCGATCTGCGGAGCGCCAATCTTGATATCGCCGATCTGAGACATGCCGACTTGCGCGGGGCCCGGCTCGAGTCGGCCAGCTTGCAAAACGCCAGCCTGGCCGACGCCATTTTGGATGGGTGCGAAGGGGAAGGCGCCGATTTCTCCAACGCCCAGGCCCAGCGGGCCTCGTTTGTCGAAGCGACATTGACCCGCTCTTCGTTTCGGTACGCCGATCTCTCGGCCGCCAAGCTGACGCAGACGTCGATGTCCGACTGCGACCTGAGCATGGCGACTTTGCGCGGCGACTTCTCGTCAGCCAAGATGAATCGCTGCGATATGCGTTCGTCCGACCTGACCGGTGCGGCGATGCGCAAAACCAGTTTGCGCAACGCCCAACTCGACGGCGCAATCTTGATGGGCGCCGATCTTACGAGCGCTAATCTTGATGGTGCAAAACTGGTTGGCGCGAAGCTCACCGGCGCAGTTCTCAAAGGGACTTTGCTCGATGGCGCGATGCAGGAGATGCACAGTCGGCCGAGCAAACCCAAGGGGCCCTGGTGGAAAGTTTGGAAGTAA
- a CDS encoding pentapeptide repeat-containing protein has protein sequence MIQIKHRESGDILFEMDADCLQGQKLIGKNLKGADLSNRVLRGCVFDSDNLAGCSFAGSDLEGATFIGASAQDADFAGANLQKTNLTDSLLQRADFAGANMTGANLRYAKLEGSNLSSARLVEADLSMCDLRCDLSAANLTRADLRGAILTGANLSNAKIDDADFTDADMHDANMSGTLIERAKNACAKHKKFQPIPRPKRPWWKVWA, from the coding sequence ATGATTCAAATCAAGCATCGGGAATCGGGCGACATTCTGTTTGAAATGGACGCCGATTGCCTTCAGGGGCAAAAGCTGATCGGTAAGAACCTGAAGGGCGCCGACCTTTCCAATCGCGTCTTACGAGGCTGCGTGTTCGACAGCGACAATCTCGCCGGTTGCAGCTTCGCAGGTTCCGACCTGGAAGGGGCGACCTTCATTGGGGCATCGGCCCAAGACGCCGACTTCGCCGGAGCCAATCTGCAAAAGACCAACTTGACCGATAGTCTATTGCAGCGGGCCGATTTCGCCGGCGCCAATATGACCGGCGCCAATTTGCGCTACGCCAAGCTGGAAGGCTCCAACCTTTCCTCGGCTCGTCTGGTCGAAGCCGACCTCAGCATGTGCGATCTGCGGTGCGATCTCTCGGCAGCCAACCTGACGCGAGCCGATCTACGCGGCGCGATTTTGACTGGCGCCAACCTTAGCAACGCCAAGATCGACGACGCCGACTTCACTGACGCCGACATGCACGACGCCAACATGAGCGGCACCCTGATCGAACGAGCCAAGAACGCTTGTGCGAAGCATAAGAAGTTCCAACCGATCCCGCGGCCCAAACGCCCCTGGTGGAAAGTTTGGGCGTAA
- the der gene encoding ribosome biogenesis GTPase Der, whose translation MSLPQVVIVGRPNVGKSSLFNWLAGRRLAIVDNVAGVTRDRMTYLMQWRDRYFEIVDTGGIGINDVDDLTDEIEQQINIAIDSADLILFVVDTRDGILPLDQEVAQRLRHVNKPIVLVANKTDESHMDHDADQFYQLGRGMLVPVSTLQNRNKDDLLNVIADRLPDAEEGEADSGEPEMKIAVVGRRNVGKSTFVNSLARAERMIVSEVAGTTRDSVDIRFELDGKSFTAIDTPGLRRRVSVKTDIDFYSTHRAERSIRRADVVLMFFDASQQISKVDKQLVSYIAENYKPVVFVVNKWDLYHDKMPTDRWATYLHDTFRNIPYAPVAFITGQTGKNVKALLNHAQMLFKQSRERITTGELNRIIRFALERTPPPLYKLRRPKIYFATQIGAQPPTIVLKCNSPKAFSDGYRRYLLSMIRDHVSFSEVPIKLYLHRRQEADFKGGGGGEEGDGGPHDGDLGNGSESDMLNEMNEE comes from the coding sequence ATGAGTTTGCCGCAAGTCGTTATCGTTGGTCGCCCCAATGTGGGCAAGTCGAGCCTGTTTAACTGGCTGGCGGGTCGGCGGTTGGCGATCGTTGATAACGTGGCCGGGGTAACCCGCGACCGCATGACCTATCTGATGCAGTGGCGTGATCGCTACTTCGAAATCGTCGACACCGGCGGGATCGGGATCAACGACGTTGACGACCTGACCGACGAGATCGAGCAGCAGATCAACATCGCCATCGATTCGGCCGACCTGATCTTGTTTGTGGTTGATACCCGCGACGGGATTCTGCCGCTCGATCAGGAAGTGGCCCAGCGGCTGCGGCACGTCAACAAGCCGATCGTCCTGGTCGCCAACAAGACCGACGAATCGCACATGGACCATGACGCCGACCAGTTTTATCAGCTGGGTCGCGGGATGCTGGTCCCGGTCAGCACGCTGCAAAACCGGAACAAAGACGACCTGCTGAACGTCATCGCCGATCGTCTGCCCGACGCCGAAGAAGGGGAAGCCGACAGCGGCGAGCCGGAGATGAAGATCGCGGTGGTCGGCCGCCGCAACGTCGGCAAGAGCACCTTCGTCAACTCGCTGGCCCGGGCCGAGCGGATGATCGTCAGCGAAGTGGCCGGCACCACCCGCGACAGCGTCGACATTCGCTTTGAGCTCGACGGCAAGTCGTTCACGGCGATCGATACGCCGGGGTTGCGCCGCCGGGTGAGCGTAAAGACCGACATCGACTTCTACAGCACGCATCGCGCCGAGCGCAGCATTCGCCGGGCCGACGTCGTGCTGATGTTCTTTGACGCATCGCAGCAGATCAGCAAGGTCGACAAGCAACTGGTCTCGTACATCGCCGAGAACTACAAGCCGGTCGTCTTCGTCGTCAACAAGTGGGATCTCTACCACGACAAGATGCCGACCGATCGCTGGGCGACGTACCTGCACGACACCTTCCGCAACATCCCGTACGCCCCGGTGGCGTTTATCACGGGACAGACCGGCAAGAACGTGAAGGCGCTGCTGAACCACGCTCAGATGTTGTTCAAGCAATCGCGAGAACGGATCACGACCGGCGAACTCAACCGGATCATTCGCTTCGCTCTGGAGCGAACGCCGCCGCCGCTCTACAAACTGCGGCGCCCGAAGATTTACTTCGCCACGCAGATTGGCGCTCAGCCGCCGACGATCGTGCTGAAGTGCAACTCGCCGAAAGCGTTTAGCGACGGTTATCGCCGCTACCTGCTGTCGATGATTCGCGATCACGTCAGCTTCAGCGAAGTGCCGATCAAGCTTTATCTACACCGCCGGCAAGAGGCCGACTTTAAAGGTGGCGGTGGTGGAGAAGAAGGGGACGGCGGTCCGCACGACGGCGATCTGGGTAACGGTTCGGAAAGCGACATGCTGAACGAAATGAACGAGGAATAG
- a CDS encoding response regulator — MSVTIAVVDDSDVDRYLVQRTAKHLDIEARVVEYEAGDNFFATVIDEQRRLAELGQSPPPILILLDINMPRMNGHEVLESLQKEFGEANNFMAIVMYSSSDYADDKTNAMQFDFVKDYIVKPITKEQLKGAIDRYCLAT; from the coding sequence ATGTCCGTGACCATAGCCGTGGTGGATGATAGCGACGTCGATCGTTACCTCGTTCAACGAACCGCCAAACACCTGGACATCGAAGCCAGGGTGGTCGAATACGAGGCGGGCGACAATTTCTTCGCCACGGTTATCGACGAACAGCGCCGCTTGGCGGAGCTGGGCCAATCGCCCCCGCCGATTTTGATCTTGCTCGATATCAACATGCCGCGGATGAATGGGCACGAAGTGCTGGAGTCGCTGCAGAAAGAGTTTGGCGAAGCGAATAATTTTATGGCGATCGTGATGTACTCCTCGTCCGACTACGCCGACGACAAGACGAACGCTATGCAGTTCGACTTTGTCAAAGACTACATCGTCAAACCGATCACCAAAGAGCAGTTGAAAGGCGCCATCGATCGGTACTGCTTGGCGACATAA
- a CDS encoding sensor histidine kinase: MAKITGAVNSADDFTIDIEICPIAILLVSSAGKILRTNRRLDRLFGYEAKELHGQSVEVLVPPQVRPYHSDLRNAFFEVPTSRQMGTGRDLHGVGKDGSMIPVEVGLDPVQVDNDIMVIVTVLDIRERKKNEAMILRAVNAAASAMIQVDESGAIELVNNKACQLFGYEHDEMIGSPIEILVPNRFRRKHVVYRDSYNKDRYARNMGEGRDLFGLRKDGTEFPIEIGLTPVDEMEGKSTMATIIDVTDRKARENDIAQKALQLERLNEELRQFAYSASHDLKAPLASIAGLMHICETDLELGDVEELKANVYKAKSLAERLAARIEVVLSLAKSELVSSDWEEIDVQERFETIWNAVKDDRVHIDTDFQHEGPVHSVPVRFDLILENLLSNAVKYYDPSQTTRVIRIKTWTAEDHFCLSVADNGIGIPAEFHDCVFKLFQRFSDNDKTGSGIGLALAKKYTTQLGGEIKFESTQGNTVFTVALPQNHRHAD; this comes from the coding sequence ATGGCGAAAATAACCGGTGCGGTCAATTCGGCCGACGACTTCACGATCGATATCGAGATCTGTCCGATCGCGATCTTGCTGGTCTCATCGGCTGGCAAAATTCTGCGTACCAATCGGCGGCTCGATCGCCTGTTTGGCTATGAGGCCAAAGAACTGCACGGTCAATCGGTCGAAGTCTTGGTTCCCCCGCAGGTTCGCCCTTACCACTCTGACTTGCGTAACGCTTTCTTTGAAGTTCCTACCAGTCGCCAAATGGGGACAGGCCGCGATCTGCACGGCGTTGGCAAAGATGGTTCGATGATCCCCGTCGAGGTCGGCCTCGATCCGGTTCAGGTCGATAACGACATCATGGTGATCGTCACGGTGCTCGACATTCGAGAACGAAAAAAGAACGAGGCGATGATCTTGCGAGCGGTTAACGCCGCCGCCAGCGCCATGATTCAAGTCGACGAGTCAGGCGCCATCGAACTGGTCAATAACAAGGCCTGCCAACTGTTCGGCTACGAGCATGACGAGATGATCGGCAGCCCGATCGAAATATTGGTGCCGAACCGTTTTCGCCGCAAGCATGTCGTCTATCGCGACAGCTACAACAAAGACCGCTATGCCCGCAACATGGGCGAGGGTCGCGATCTGTTCGGCCTGCGCAAGGACGGGACCGAGTTTCCGATTGAAATCGGCCTGACCCCGGTCGACGAGATGGAGGGCAAGTCGACGATGGCGACCATCATCGACGTCACCGATCGCAAGGCGCGAGAAAACGATATCGCCCAGAAAGCGCTCCAGCTAGAACGGCTTAACGAAGAGCTGCGTCAGTTCGCCTACAGCGCCTCGCACGACTTGAAAGCGCCGCTGGCTTCGATCGCCGGCTTGATGCACATCTGCGAAACCGACCTGGAACTCGGCGACGTCGAAGAGCTAAAGGCCAATGTTTACAAAGCGAAATCGTTGGCGGAACGCCTGGCCGCGCGGATCGAAGTCGTGCTGTCGCTGGCGAAATCGGAACTCGTCTCGAGCGACTGGGAAGAGATCGACGTCCAAGAGCGATTCGAGACGATCTGGAACGCCGTCAAAGACGATCGGGTTCATATTGATACCGACTTCCAGCACGAGGGGCCGGTCCACAGCGTCCCGGTTCGCTTCGATCTGATCCTGGAAAACCTGCTTTCGAACGCCGTCAAGTATTATGACCCTTCCCAGACGACGCGCGTGATTAGAATCAAGACATGGACCGCCGAGGATCATTTCTGCCTATCGGTGGCGGATAACGGCATCGGCATCCCGGCCGAATTCCACGATTGCGTGTTCAAATTGTTCCAGCGTTTTTCCGACAACGACAAGACCGGCAGCGGGATTGGGCTGGCGCTGGCGAAAAAGTACACGACGCAACTAGGTGGCGAGATCAAGTTCGAGTCGACCCAAGGGAACACGGTGTTCACGGTCGCCTTACCGCAGAATCATCGACACGCCGATTGA